A window of Candidatus Binatia bacterium contains these coding sequences:
- the coaBC gene encoding bifunctional phosphopantothenoylcysteine decarboxylase/phosphopantothenate--cysteine ligase CoaBC, whose protein sequence is MAESGPVLTSARVLLGVTGGIAAYKAPELVRALTARGARVSVLLTKNARRFVTVDALRAVTRGPVLCGLFEKEALGSGPWFEDAPPSPLGMAHIGMAREADLVLVAPATANVIAKAALGLADDLLSTALLATRAPLLLAPAMNTAMWEHPAVQANVGALAARGALIVGPESGELADGERGMGRMAPIDAIVEAAAAALARPSRDGGPLGGRVLVVTAGGTEEPIDPVRVITNRSSGKMGIAIADEARRQGARVRLITARTSEAMPFGVERVQATTAAAMKDAVLAAMPEADALIMAAAVSDFAPAAATAEKIPRGNGGLTLDLRPTEDILALVRQRFPTKHLVGFALETHDETARGREKMKRKGLDLVAINNPLRPGAAFGSDQNDVTLIGTDGEPEALGLRPKQEVARAILARVATALAR, encoded by the coding sequence GTGGCGGAGTCCGGGCCGGTTCTGACCAGCGCGCGCGTGCTCCTCGGCGTGACCGGGGGCATTGCCGCCTACAAGGCTCCCGAGCTGGTGCGCGCCCTCACGGCGCGGGGAGCCCGGGTCTCGGTCCTGCTCACGAAGAACGCCCGCCGCTTCGTCACCGTGGACGCCCTGCGCGCCGTGACCCGCGGGCCGGTCCTCTGCGGGCTCTTCGAGAAGGAGGCGCTCGGCTCGGGCCCCTGGTTCGAGGACGCGCCCCCTTCGCCGCTCGGCATGGCCCACATCGGCATGGCGCGCGAGGCCGACCTGGTTCTCGTCGCCCCCGCCACGGCCAACGTGATCGCGAAGGCGGCGCTGGGACTGGCCGACGATCTCCTCTCCACGGCGCTCCTCGCCACCCGCGCGCCGCTGCTCTTGGCCCCCGCGATGAACACGGCGATGTGGGAGCACCCCGCGGTGCAGGCGAACGTCGGCGCGCTGGCCGCCCGCGGGGCCTTGATCGTGGGGCCCGAGAGCGGCGAGCTGGCGGACGGCGAGCGCGGCATGGGACGGATGGCCCCCATCGACGCGATCGTCGAAGCGGCCGCGGCCGCGCTCGCGCGCCCTTCGCGCGACGGCGGTCCCCTGGGGGGACGCGTTCTCGTCGTGACGGCGGGGGGAACCGAAGAGCCGATCGATCCCGTTCGCGTGATCACGAATCGCTCGAGCGGGAAGATGGGGATCGCCATCGCGGACGAGGCGCGCCGGCAGGGCGCGCGGGTGCGCCTGATCACGGCGCGGACCTCCGAGGCGATGCCCTTCGGCGTGGAGCGCGTGCAGGCGACCACGGCCGCGGCGATGAAGGACGCGGTGCTGGCGGCGATGCCGGAAGCGGACGCCCTGATCATGGCGGCGGCCGTGAGCGATTTCGCGCCGGCCGCGGCCACGGCGGAGAAGATCCCCCGCGGCAACGGGGGGCTCACCCTGGACCTTCGTCCCACGGAGGACATCCTGGCACTCGTGCGCCAGCGGTTCCCCACGAAGCACCTGGTGGGGTTCGCCCTGGAGACGCACGACGAGACGGCGCGCGGGCGGGAGAAGATGAAGCGGAAAGGGCTCGACCTGGTCGCCATCAACAACCCCCTCCGTCCGGGGGCGGCGTTCGGATCGGACCAGAACGACGTGACGCTGATCGGAA
- the rpoZ gene encoding DNA-directed RNA polymerase subunit omega: protein MDNQANVLRSSNIPNKYELIIVAAREARRLNELSRQTGLNVGGKVTNVALEEALKGNVLYRYADVPDDDEVKEESPAMPSEE from the coding sequence ATGGACAACCAGGCCAACGTGCTCCGATCCAGCAATATCCCCAACAAGTACGAGCTCATCATCGTGGCCGCGCGCGAGGCGCGCCGGCTGAACGAGCTCTCGCGGCAGACCGGACTGAACGTCGGCGGCAAGGTGACCAACGTCGCCCTGGAGGAAGCGCTCAAGGGAAACGTGCTGTACCGCTATGCCGACGTGCCCGACGACGACGAGGTGAAGGAAGAATCGCCGGCGATGCCGTCGGAGGAGTGA
- the gmk gene encoding guanylate kinase: MSDPEAFLTDAYQRFVVVVSGPSGAGKSSFVKTLLEQGPDLVYSVSATTRPRRPHEVEGRDYFFLPQDEFRRRVEAGEFVEHARVHGEWYGTLRSQIDDALRRGKNVLLDIDVQGGKAVRNVYPDGVFIFILPPSMEALEARLRRRATDAEERIRLRLENARREIPTVKEYDYSIVNDDFETASRRAVAIVWAERCRTRRREAVTAGS, translated from the coding sequence TTGAGTGACCCGGAAGCGTTCCTGACCGACGCGTACCAGCGGTTCGTGGTCGTCGTGTCGGGGCCCTCGGGCGCCGGGAAGAGTTCGTTCGTGAAGACGCTCCTGGAGCAGGGGCCCGACCTGGTCTACTCGGTGTCGGCGACCACGCGCCCGCGGCGCCCGCACGAGGTCGAGGGGCGCGACTACTTCTTCCTGCCGCAGGACGAGTTCCGGCGGCGGGTGGAGGCGGGAGAGTTCGTGGAGCACGCCCGCGTCCACGGCGAGTGGTACGGGACGCTCCGCTCGCAGATCGACGACGCCCTCCGCCGGGGCAAGAACGTGCTCCTGGACATCGACGTGCAGGGGGGGAAGGCGGTCCGGAACGTCTATCCGGACGGGGTGTTCATCTTCATCCTGCCTCCGTCGATGGAGGCCCTGGAAGCGCGCCTTCGCCGGCGCGCCACCGATGCCGAGGAGCGGATCCGCCTGCGGCTGGAGAACGCGCGGCGCGAGATCCCGACGGTCAAGGAATACGACTATTCGATCGTGAACGACGACTTCGAGACCGCATCCCGCCGGGCGGTCGCGATCGTCTGGGCCGAGCGGTGCCGGACCCGGCGTCGCGAAGCGGTCACGGCGGGCTCGTAG
- a CDS encoding YicC/YloC family endoribonuclease: MTGYGRGEALTDGLRLAAEVRSVNHRFCEVSARLPRAFSVFEGEARKIVQDHVSRGKLTLVVSWEGGDESGEPGGALTLDERAAERYVELLRRAQSRFGLEGTIDLRTFASLPNVFTWEEAGRSSEFYLELLRDVVEKATRDLIRMKETEGEALKRDLVARAGLVRSRVARIRERAPERVRETHERMKERVRALLAGVGEAEIPEDRLLMEIALLSDRLDCTEECVRLEAHCDHFLKFLEEESAPGRKLNFLLQEMNREINTIGSKSNDVGIVEQVVEVKEELERIREQVQNIE, encoded by the coding sequence ATGACCGGTTACGGCCGGGGTGAGGCCCTGACCGACGGCCTCCGTCTCGCGGCCGAAGTCCGATCCGTAAACCACCGATTCTGCGAAGTTTCGGCGCGTCTGCCCCGCGCCTTCTCCGTGTTCGAGGGGGAGGCCCGGAAGATCGTCCAGGACCACGTCTCGAGGGGCAAGCTGACCCTCGTCGTCTCCTGGGAAGGGGGCGACGAATCGGGCGAGCCGGGGGGCGCCCTCACCCTGGACGAGCGCGCGGCGGAGCGCTATGTCGAGCTGCTCCGGCGGGCGCAGTCCCGGTTCGGGCTCGAGGGTACGATCGATCTCCGCACGTTTGCATCGTTGCCCAACGTCTTCACCTGGGAAGAGGCGGGGCGGTCGTCGGAGTTCTACCTGGAGCTCCTGCGCGACGTCGTCGAGAAGGCGACCCGCGACCTGATCCGCATGAAGGAGACCGAGGGAGAGGCGCTGAAGCGGGACCTGGTCGCGCGCGCCGGGCTCGTCCGCAGCCGCGTGGCGCGGATCCGCGAGCGCGCCCCCGAGCGCGTCCGGGAGACCCACGAGCGCATGAAGGAGCGCGTCCGGGCGCTCCTCGCCGGGGTCGGCGAGGCGGAGATCCCCGAGGACCGGCTCCTCATGGAGATCGCCCTTCTCTCGGACCGGCTCGACTGCACCGAGGAGTGCGTTCGGCTCGAAGCGCACTGCGATCACTTCCTCAAGTTCCTGGAGGAAGAGTCGGCGCCGGGGCGGAAGCTCAACTTCCTGCTCCAGGAGATGAACCGGGAGATCAACACGATCGGCAGCAAGTCGAACGACGTGGGCATCGTGGAGCAGGTGGTCGAGGTCAAGGAGGAGCTCGAGCGCATCCGCGAGCAGGTCCAGAACATTGAGTGA
- a CDS encoding tetratricopeptide repeat protein gives MTPPASARTQPPKRQGAIRSPLRSAALALAVLAAAVLPYLRTLDFDFVWDDHYTVGTHLSIHGWSDVARLWKLPFDSLLNDVSLRRTYFRPATLYSLAADWAASPGDPRAFHRTNVILYAAACLFLWLFASELSGRPVAAAAGAVIYALHPTHPESVAFISGRTDLLGGLFLFAAFWAAVRFGPAIRGPWWKLAPAALLLLPSLFAKEIGLFAAPLIPVALWVRDRKMRWGDAARAAVPVAAAAAIYLACRFAVLPATPLPSIAPVEGTVPQLLTSVAVVARYLPLLLAPVALSARHEIVETHAPDLVFLAGIAVLAGIAWGIVRAARRRSPWLIPLALYAATLLPLCYVRLLSGAIVAERFLFVPSAGLALAVALLPGVLPERGAQRGYLAACGAVSLAFLVLLLPRVALWRTDGTLFLSMLRDSPESPHVHAILGGYYYGKRDLPRAIYHYRRAYVLHPSTPDLLLNLGAAEDEMGQSDSAFAHIRLLNRVAPNYGPGLYALGNLYVRIDRPDSAAAAYRASLQRMPNFPQAENNLGAVLERQGKLDEALEHYRRAMALDASYPDARNNFTRLTAERAGRK, from the coding sequence ATGACGCCGCCCGCATCCGCCAGGACGCAACCTCCGAAGCGGCAGGGCGCTATCCGCTCACCGCTGCGGTCGGCGGCGCTCGCCCTGGCAGTGCTCGCGGCAGCGGTCCTCCCCTACCTGCGCACGCTCGACTTCGACTTCGTGTGGGACGACCACTACACGGTCGGCACGCACCTCTCGATCCACGGCTGGAGCGACGTGGCGCGCCTCTGGAAGCTCCCCTTCGACTCGCTCCTGAACGACGTCTCGCTGAGGCGGACCTACTTCCGCCCCGCGACGCTCTACAGCCTGGCCGCGGACTGGGCCGCTTCGCCGGGAGACCCGCGCGCCTTCCATCGCACGAACGTGATCCTCTACGCCGCCGCCTGTCTCTTCCTCTGGCTCTTCGCGTCGGAGCTCAGCGGGCGCCCGGTCGCGGCCGCGGCAGGCGCGGTGATCTACGCGCTGCACCCGACGCATCCCGAGAGCGTCGCGTTCATCTCGGGGCGGACCGACCTCCTGGGCGGGCTCTTCCTCTTCGCCGCGTTCTGGGCGGCGGTCCGCTTCGGGCCCGCCATCCGCGGACCCTGGTGGAAGCTCGCGCCGGCGGCGCTGCTCCTCCTGCCGAGCCTCTTCGCCAAGGAGATCGGCCTCTTCGCGGCACCGCTGATCCCGGTGGCCCTCTGGGTGCGCGACCGGAAGATGCGCTGGGGCGATGCCGCGCGGGCGGCGGTTCCCGTGGCCGCCGCCGCGGCAATCTACCTCGCGTGCCGCTTCGCCGTGCTGCCCGCCACGCCCCTTCCGAGCATCGCGCCGGTGGAGGGAACGGTCCCCCAGCTCTTGACGAGCGTCGCGGTGGTCGCGCGCTACCTGCCCCTCCTCCTCGCTCCGGTCGCGCTGTCGGCCCGCCACGAGATCGTGGAGACCCACGCGCCCGACCTGGTCTTCCTCGCGGGCATCGCCGTTCTCGCCGGGATCGCTTGGGGAATCGTGCGCGCCGCGCGGCGGCGCTCTCCCTGGCTGATCCCGCTCGCGCTCTACGCGGCGACCCTGCTTCCTCTCTGTTACGTCCGCCTTCTTTCGGGGGCGATCGTGGCCGAGCGCTTCCTCTTCGTGCCGAGCGCCGGGCTCGCGCTCGCGGTCGCGCTCCTTCCCGGGGTCCTTCCGGAACGGGGCGCGCAGCGGGGGTACCTCGCCGCGTGCGGCGCGGTGTCGCTCGCGTTCCTGGTCCTGCTTCTCCCGCGCGTCGCGCTCTGGAGAACCGACGGCACGCTCTTTCTCTCGATGCTGCGCGATTCTCCCGAGTCGCCGCACGTGCACGCGATCCTGGGCGGCTACTACTACGGGAAGCGGGATCTGCCACGCGCCATCTACCACTACCGGCGCGCGTACGTGCTCCACCCCTCGACTCCCGATCTCCTTCTCAACCTGGGGGCCGCCGAGGACGAGATGGGGCAGAGCGACTCCGCGTTCGCCCATATCCGGCTCCTGAACCGCGTCGCCCCGAACTACGGGCCGGGCCTCTACGCGCTCGGGAACCTGTACGTGCGGATCGACCGCCCCGACTCGGCGGCCGCCGCCTATCGCGCCTCGCTTCAGCGCATGCCGAACTTTCCGCAGGCCGAGAACAACCTCGGCGCGGTGCTCGAGCGCCAGGGGAAGCTGGACGAGGCGCTGGAGCACTACCGGCGTGCCATGGCGCTCGACGCCTCCTATCCGGATGCGCGGAACAATTTCACCCGCCTGACCGCCGAGCGGGCGGGACGGAAGTGA